The following coding sequences lie in one Deltaproteobacteria bacterium genomic window:
- a CDS encoding protein kinase has product MSTTVRDSTLSLEPQAALSGGSLGLTAPATAPAEAWPGDDDPARRYRDAGVLARGGMGEVRIRFDHRLERRVAVKIPILDHPAARQLFVAEARLTAKLTHPGIVAVHDAGYLPDGRPYYTMPILEGRTLAEAVANAPVAQRLRLVRHVLDACEAVAYAHREGIVHRDLKPANILVGRFGETVVLDWGLAGPIGRTAPGRVGTPRYMPPEQERCAALDARTDVFALGVTLREVVTGSTDAAITTGLTAELGAIIERATAADPDARYPDGRALADDLIAWFEGRRVAAHDYGLLELLARAWTAHRVPVLAAVLTLAGVATATAIGYRRTADERARAQRSEAEAIAAYRHAADNLAQVEIAQALVAMEHHAWSDAELYAAAALVHAPSPHARGVLARFDEAARPQLSQRVELPACRHAVLSPDGHTVACSRGTDIAVGNVDAGWRQLGELTSNGTAVAVSDGDPTVLVRELDGRITAFELFGTRAPVEFADVTGNPQRFRLRGRGASWISGVGEFWADLDRGRDTLETTRLCLAHGVPSVTARFDDERVVVCQNGTMLRARASDTVAATVVEIAGDAGAPLSMAIDGELAAIGTTRAHILLVDMTTQRIVHELVGDHGTPSDLALADGRLAVAHAGDRVDIWDATTGALVTGLASDALSVRWVDGGTTLRTVGAALEDFTVSATPWRPHLQHHESGIAAVTISSRDEIVSAHGDGRVRVTPRTQVEAAMTLPLHWSVTKDIEASPDGRRVAAVSAQSDELRIIDLDDPLTVESLPARASARVVWLVGDHLVCAPYTGGLLQWRHGAAFEDASDTAAPRMFDLESDADRTAATAVDGRGDIYRLRADDGVLVPVAHLDGASSVAGGGDTVVAAGERRLEVFVDGVSQGVAALEVQEADVALAPDARRVAVAHTDGSVSIWDVATLTPLARLVGHTGHLPSVAFSSDGAWLFSGGWDGDVRQWSLRSLERPAPELLRTIERAWGRSIDDVLRERSGLRIAPAGL; this is encoded by the coding sequence ATGTCGACGACCGTACGTGACTCGACGCTGAGCCTCGAGCCGCAGGCGGCGTTGAGCGGCGGCTCGCTGGGCCTGACGGCGCCCGCAACGGCACCCGCCGAGGCGTGGCCCGGCGATGACGACCCGGCGCGACGCTATCGCGACGCCGGCGTGCTCGCACGCGGCGGCATGGGCGAGGTCCGCATTCGCTTCGATCACCGGCTCGAGCGCAGGGTCGCGGTCAAGATCCCCATCCTCGATCACCCCGCGGCGCGGCAGCTGTTCGTCGCTGAGGCGCGGCTCACGGCGAAGCTCACCCACCCTGGCATCGTCGCCGTGCACGACGCCGGCTACCTGCCCGATGGTCGGCCCTACTACACGATGCCGATCCTCGAGGGGCGCACGCTCGCCGAGGCCGTTGCCAACGCACCGGTGGCGCAGCGGCTGCGACTCGTGCGGCACGTGCTCGACGCCTGCGAGGCGGTCGCCTACGCCCACCGCGAGGGCATCGTGCACCGCGATCTCAAGCCCGCGAACATCCTCGTCGGACGCTTCGGTGAGACCGTCGTGCTCGACTGGGGACTCGCGGGCCCGATCGGACGCACCGCACCGGGCCGCGTCGGCACGCCCCGCTACATGCCGCCCGAGCAGGAGCGCTGCGCCGCGCTCGATGCCCGCACCGACGTGTTCGCGCTCGGCGTCACCCTGCGCGAGGTCGTGACCGGGTCGACCGATGCCGCGATCACCACCGGGCTGACCGCGGAGCTGGGCGCGATCATCGAGCGTGCGACCGCGGCCGATCCGGACGCGCGCTACCCCGATGGTCGCGCACTCGCCGACGACCTCATCGCATGGTTCGAGGGTCGTCGCGTCGCAGCCCACGACTACGGGCTGCTCGAGCTGCTCGCGCGGGCTTGGACCGCCCACCGCGTACCGGTGCTCGCAGCGGTGCTGACACTGGCCGGCGTCGCGACCGCGACCGCGATCGGCTACCGGCGCACCGCCGACGAGCGTGCACGTGCGCAACGGTCCGAGGCCGAAGCGATCGCCGCGTACCGTCATGCGGCCGACAACCTCGCGCAGGTCGAGATCGCCCAGGCCCTGGTCGCGATGGAGCATCACGCGTGGTCCGACGCCGAGCTGTACGCAGCCGCGGCGCTGGTCCACGCGCCCTCGCCCCATGCGCGCGGCGTGCTCGCGCGCTTCGACGAGGCCGCGCGGCCGCAGCTGTCGCAGCGCGTGGAGCTGCCTGCGTGTCGGCACGCGGTGCTCTCGCCCGACGGCCACACCGTGGCGTGCTCACGCGGCACTGACATCGCGGTCGGCAACGTCGACGCCGGCTGGCGCCAGCTCGGCGAGCTGACCTCGAACGGCACCGCGGTCGCGGTCTCCGATGGCGATCCGACGGTGCTCGTGCGCGAGCTCGATGGCCGCATCACCGCCTTCGAGCTGTTCGGCACCCGCGCGCCGGTCGAGTTCGCCGACGTCACGGGCAATCCGCAGCGCTTTCGGCTGCGCGGTCGCGGGGCCTCGTGGATCAGCGGGGTCGGGGAATTCTGGGCCGACCTCGACCGCGGACGCGACACGCTCGAGACCACGCGGCTGTGCCTCGCTCACGGCGTGCCGAGCGTGACCGCGCGCTTCGACGACGAGCGCGTGGTCGTGTGCCAAAACGGCACCATGCTCCGCGCGCGCGCGTCAGATACCGTCGCGGCCACGGTGGTGGAGATCGCGGGCGACGCGGGTGCGCCGCTGTCGATGGCGATCGACGGCGAGCTGGCCGCGATTGGCACCACGCGGGCCCACATCCTGCTCGTCGACATGACCACGCAGCGCATCGTCCACGAGCTCGTCGGCGATCACGGCACGCCCTCCGACCTCGCGCTCGCCGACGGACGCCTCGCGGTCGCACACGCCGGCGATCGTGTCGACATCTGGGACGCGACCACCGGCGCGCTCGTCACCGGCCTCGCAAGCGACGCGCTGAGCGTGCGCTGGGTGGACGGCGGCACCACGCTGCGCACCGTGGGCGCGGCGCTCGAGGACTTCACGGTGTCGGCGACGCCGTGGCGCCCTCACCTGCAACACCACGAGTCGGGGATCGCCGCGGTGACGATCTCGTCGCGCGACGAGATCGTCTCGGCGCACGGTGATGGTCGCGTGCGCGTCACACCTCGCACGCAGGTCGAAGCTGCCATGACCCTGCCGCTGCACTGGAGCGTGACGAAGGACATCGAGGCCTCGCCCGACGGTCGCCGCGTCGCCGCCGTGTCGGCGCAGAGTGACGAGCTCCGCATCATCGATCTCGATGATCCGCTCACCGTCGAGTCACTGCCGGCGCGAGCCAGTGCGCGGGTCGTGTGGCTGGTGGGCGACCACCTCGTCTGCGCCCCCTACACCGGCGGCCTGCTGCAGTGGCGGCACGGTGCCGCGTTCGAGGACGCCAGCGACACCGCGGCGCCGCGAATGTTCGACCTCGAGTCCGACGCCGATCGCACCGCGGCGACGGCGGTCGACGGCCGCGGCGACATCTATCGCCTGCGCGCCGACGATGGCGTGCTCGTGCCCGTGGCGCACCTCGACGGGGCCAGCTCGGTGGCCGGTGGCGGCGACACGGTGGTCGCGGCGGGCGAGCGTCGGCTGGAGGTCTTCGTCGACGGCGTCTCACAGGGCGTCGCGGCCCTCGAGGTGCAGGAGGCCGACGTCGCCCTCGCACCCGATGCGCGACGCGTCGCGGTCGCGCACACGGATGGCTCGGTCTCGATCTGGGACGTCGCCACGCTGACCCCGCTGGCGCGGCTGGTCGGCCACACCGGACACCTGCCGTCGGTGGCGTTCTCGAGCGACGGTGCTTGGCTGTTCTCCGGCGGTTGGGACGGCGATGTTCGACAGTGGTCGCTGCGATCGCTCGAGCGTCCAGCGCCCGAGTTGCTGCGCACGATCGAACGCGCGTGGGGTCGCAGCATCGATGATGTGCTGCGCGAGCGATCGGGTCTGCGCATCGCACCTGCGGGCCTGTAA
- a CDS encoding C40 family peptidase, producing the protein MGITTMGFLWAAAFFAAAPTNDAPRLDDYGGKYKCSDAAVKAQVLRTLSSAAVPYEANAIQAAPGKLAYDAKGVAIAVGKPTAIVTQPGAAGRPTGVKVARSGAGAAVDVLMCRYRRTAGKTWSQVGLADLLPDGHLAKRMPADVRGFGRAFALHENPGESEDSVVVLVAAGVDGKAAGFEVSVASQGLHKRKHDGAAKGGGKDLGKRILAEAADPKWQRYTYGEHVLFPEAAGEVDGYDDKAFDCSYFVWLVYHHVGIDYDFTGTEGLSKLGSGQFVQVTTPRPGDLVVWREELGSNVKGGHVGIVIDDETFYDNSGSSSVGISHFSAKSYQMPRLYLRRKGL; encoded by the coding sequence ATGGGCATCACGACGATGGGGTTCTTGTGGGCGGCGGCGTTCTTCGCAGCCGCGCCGACCAACGACGCGCCGCGACTCGACGACTACGGCGGCAAGTACAAGTGCAGCGACGCCGCGGTGAAAGCCCAGGTCCTGCGCACGCTCTCCTCGGCGGCGGTGCCCTACGAGGCCAACGCGATCCAAGCCGCGCCTGGCAAGCTCGCGTATGACGCCAAGGGGGTTGCGATCGCGGTCGGCAAGCCGACCGCGATCGTGACGCAGCCCGGCGCCGCGGGTCGACCGACCGGGGTCAAGGTCGCGCGCTCCGGCGCCGGTGCGGCGGTCGACGTGTTGATGTGCCGCTACCGTCGCACCGCCGGCAAGACCTGGTCGCAGGTCGGGCTCGCCGACCTGCTCCCCGACGGGCACCTCGCCAAGCGCATGCCCGCCGACGTGCGGGGCTTTGGTCGCGCCTTCGCGTTGCACGAGAACCCCGGCGAGTCCGAGGACTCGGTGGTGGTGCTGGTGGCCGCCGGTGTCGACGGCAAGGCCGCGGGCTTCGAGGTCTCGGTCGCGTCGCAGGGGCTGCACAAGCGCAAGCACGACGGCGCCGCGAAGGGTGGCGGCAAGGATCTCGGCAAGCGCATCCTCGCCGAGGCCGCCGACCCGAAGTGGCAGCGCTACACGTACGGCGAGCACGTGCTGTTTCCGGAGGCCGCGGGCGAGGTCGACGGCTACGACGACAAGGCCTTCGATTGCTCGTACTTCGTGTGGCTGGTCTACCACCACGTCGGCATCGACTACGACTTCACCGGCACCGAGGGCCTCTCGAAGCTCGGCAGCGGCCAGTTCGTGCAGGTGACGACGCCGCGGCCCGGTGACCTCGTGGTGTGGCGCGAAGAGCTCGGCTCCAACGTGAAGGGCGGGCACGTCGGCATCGTGATCGACGACGAGACCTTCTACGACAACAGCGGGTCGAGCTCCGTCGGCATCAGCCACTTCTCCGCGAAGAGCTACCAGATGCCGCGCCTGTACCTGCGTCGCAAGGGGCTGTGA
- a CDS encoding HD domain-containing protein has translation MATPSTEPWVPEDLLAPLGEIAATQTYPAKSVMAQVAANAARVREIEPARVYELLTPPLCSKVPHLVLQWMRDTGLLAHVLPELDATVAFSQEADRKHKDVWEHTKCVVWQAVPRPRVRWAAVLHDIGKVPTRRFAKDGKVTFHGHAEEGVRMFRRGPGQRIGFPPDVRADVELLILHHLRPGQYDGSWTDTAVRRFHREMEPILRDLLDLSRADVTSKRPGKRMRCLRSISALGKRMRELAEHDDKPKPLPAGLGNLLMSALALPPGKHIGELRARLEALFEAGEVEGGREPEYYVELVRARGLLEGLAIVPPRGLG, from the coding sequence GTGGCCACGCCGAGCACCGAACCGTGGGTCCCCGAGGACCTCCTCGCGCCGCTGGGCGAGATCGCGGCGACCCAGACCTATCCCGCGAAGTCGGTGATGGCGCAGGTGGCGGCCAACGCCGCGCGCGTCCGCGAGATCGAGCCGGCGCGCGTGTACGAGCTGCTGACGCCGCCGTTGTGCAGCAAGGTCCCGCACCTCGTGCTCCAGTGGATGCGCGACACCGGTCTGCTCGCGCATGTCCTGCCCGAGCTCGACGCCACCGTCGCGTTCTCGCAGGAGGCCGATCGCAAGCACAAGGACGTCTGGGAGCACACCAAGTGCGTGGTGTGGCAGGCGGTACCGCGGCCGCGCGTGCGCTGGGCCGCGGTGCTGCACGACATCGGCAAGGTGCCGACGCGGCGCTTCGCGAAGGACGGCAAGGTCACCTTCCACGGCCACGCCGAGGAGGGCGTGCGGATGTTCCGGCGTGGGCCGGGGCAGCGCATCGGCTTCCCGCCCGACGTCCGCGCCGATGTCGAGCTGTTGATCCTGCACCACCTGCGACCGGGGCAGTACGACGGCTCGTGGACCGACACCGCGGTGCGTCGGTTCCACCGCGAGATGGAGCCCATCCTCCGCGACCTGCTCGATCTCTCGCGCGCCGACGTCACCAGCAAGCGACCGGGCAAGCGCATGCGGTGCCTGCGATCGATCAGCGCGCTGGGCAAGCGCATGCGCGAGCTCGCCGAGCACGACGACAAGCCCAAGCCGCTGCCGGCGGGGCTCGGCAACCTGCTGATGAGCGCGTTGGCGCTGCCGCCGGGCAAGCACATCGGTGAGCTGCGTGCGCGACTCGAGGCGTTGTTCGAGGCCGGTGAGGTCGAGGGCGGTCGCGAGCCCGAGTACTACGTCGAGCTCGTGCGCGCCCGCGGCCTGCTCGAGGGGCTCGCGATCGTGCCGCCGCGCGGCCTGGGCTGA
- a CDS encoding glutaredoxin: MGTPPTEKPPAPPGIDAPESIAASVVAYTTPWCPYCISAVRMLKKLGVDFVQVDVQGNSAARQWLVQRTGRSTVPQIFVHGDAIGGYDDLAAMHASGAFERALQRA, translated from the coding sequence ATGGGCACGCCGCCGACAGAAAAGCCACCTGCTCCGCCGGGCATCGATGCGCCCGAGTCGATCGCCGCCAGCGTGGTCGCCTACACCACGCCGTGGTGCCCGTACTGCATCTCCGCCGTGCGCATGCTGAAGAAGCTGGGCGTCGACTTCGTGCAGGTCGACGTGCAGGGCAACTCCGCTGCGCGACAGTGGCTGGTGCAGCGTACCGGTCGCTCGACGGTGCCGCAGATCTTCGTGCACGGCGACGCGATCGGTGGCTACGACGATCTCGCGGCGATGCACGCCTCGGGTGCGTTCGAGCGCGCATTGCAGCGTGCGTAA